The following proteins are encoded in a genomic region of Sulfurimonas sp. HSL3-7:
- a CDS encoding OmpA family protein produces MNGLLMKLLLLPLLFSVFGYAGTYDYSYSPLSSAQESGSTMKDPFLYGDFEKIIRFTALQFDGEALTADSQKSLDTIVKTIESYQEDGKKMGITIIAHTAATTDDQNENTIESDTYAGKIIRWFSKDLDRNASVRISEGFAEEVQKLLADRGVDKNMTTLENRNGRDQAFSDATSEGRNLSNRVMVTLYLFTQEEVDSDGDGVFDSQDVCPKTPQGVTVNSKGCPLDSDGDGVYDYKDQCPGTPTGVEVNSGGCPFDSDTDGVSDYADQCPDTPPSFKVDPHGCPLSKKLMLTFTLRSSDIRDESYPEVKAFAEFLKENTQYKAEIVGHTDSTGKKAYNMALSQARANAVKEALIKEGVAASRLKSRGRGEFDPIADNRTQEGRQANRRIEVKLYY; encoded by the coding sequence ATGAACGGATTGTTAATGAAACTGCTTTTATTACCGCTGCTTTTTAGCGTTTTCGGTTACGCCGGGACGTACGACTACAGCTATTCTCCTCTCTCCTCAGCGCAGGAGAGCGGCAGTACGATGAAAGATCCTTTTCTGTACGGCGATTTTGAGAAGATTATACGTTTTACGGCTCTCCAGTTTGACGGTGAGGCACTTACGGCTGACTCACAAAAGTCCCTTGACACGATTGTTAAAACGATTGAATCGTATCAAGAAGATGGGAAAAAGATGGGTATCACTATCATTGCGCATACTGCCGCAACGACAGACGATCAGAATGAAAACACGATCGAGTCTGATACCTATGCCGGAAAGATCATACGCTGGTTTAGCAAGGATCTGGACCGTAATGCAAGTGTGCGTATCAGCGAAGGTTTTGCCGAGGAGGTGCAAAAGCTCTTAGCCGACAGGGGTGTTGACAAAAACATGACAACTTTGGAAAACCGTAACGGCCGGGACCAGGCCTTTAGTGATGCTACTTCCGAAGGACGCAACCTCTCTAACCGTGTCATGGTGACACTCTACCTCTTCACGCAGGAAGAGGTTGACAGTGACGGCGACGGCGTCTTCGACAGTCAAGATGTATGCCCGAAAACACCTCAGGGGGTGACTGTCAATTCAAAAGGGTGCCCGTTAGATTCTGACGGTGATGGAGTTTATGACTATAAAGACCAATGCCCCGGTACGCCAACAGGTGTCGAAGTCAACAGTGGCGGGTGCCCGTTTGACAGCGACACAGACGGCGTATCTGACTATGCAGACCAATGTCCGGATACCCCGCCATCATTTAAAGTGGATCCGCACGGGTGCCCGCTGAGTAAAAAATTGATGTTGACCTTTACGTTACGCTCATCCGATATCCGAGATGAATCCTACCCGGAAGTCAAGGCGTTTGCCGAGTTCTTGAAAGAGAACACGCAGTATAAGGCGGAGATCGTCGGACATACGGACAGTACCGGAAAAAAGGCATATAATATGGCACTCTCTCAAGCGCGTGCGAACGCTGTCAAAGAGGCCTTGATCAAAGAGGGCGTTGCCGCATCGCGTCTCAAATCACGCGGTCGAGGCGAATTTGATCCAATCGCCGACAACCGGACGCAAGAGGGGCGTCAGGCCAACCGCCGTATTGAGGTAAAACTTTATTATTGA
- a CDS encoding TolC family outer membrane protein has translation MRSKKVLLVSLSLLIGMNSNALTLKESVIEVLNTNPVVQERLKNYRATQQDLTVSESEYYPRVDLRASAGFNSPGNLNSDVDYDKNYNNYESSLVLTQNLFDGFSSMHKVNYQETRVLAAAYNYVEVANDTVFEMTQAYLNVMRGRELLQIANENVQINIGIYNKIKDLYDAGLTTDSEVKKIQSFLSLARSNLTVQKNNARDTEYIFKRVLGRMPDPSQMGLPEEELPMPESIQRAAMYAVEHNPSILVSSYNVKGAQELWKQRKKEYFPTIDLEVSQNYNDVSRYPNGFDQPDDRFRARLVLNYNLFRGGADRAETRKQISKIHQEVEIKRDIKRQVIEGLSLSWNAYEMITAQLHDLRDYKMYSEKTLALYKDEYDLGQRSLLDLLQSQTDVINARMQLINAEYDLKFAKYRILDAMGLLPLALTGDSEEYTSRVNLYSNQDAHEILDTLPIEYDADHDKITDNLDLCDNSPEGTDIMPDGCQKLNIDSDGDGVIDSKDHCPFTPAGVKVLANGCALDTDGDGVKDSEDICPNTPAGHKINSEGCSIGMEMRVGFSKNSAILPFHSLAEIEQLSAFLSKRSEYKVTVIGYSNSSDNAEVNGKVSKQRADAVASVLTKNGIAKMRITTEGRGAERPVAHGETPAGYTINQRIEIELSRD, from the coding sequence ATGCGATCGAAAAAAGTTCTATTGGTTTCTCTTAGTCTGTTAATAGGTATGAACAGCAATGCATTGACACTTAAAGAGAGTGTGATTGAGGTCTTGAACACCAACCCGGTGGTACAGGAGCGGTTGAAAAACTACCGGGCGACACAACAGGACTTGACGGTCTCCGAGTCGGAGTATTATCCGAGAGTAGATTTGAGGGCATCGGCCGGGTTTAACAGTCCGGGCAATCTGAACTCGGATGTCGATTATGATAAAAACTACAACAACTATGAGAGCTCTCTGGTCCTGACACAGAACCTTTTTGACGGTTTTTCCTCAATGCATAAAGTCAACTACCAGGAGACACGGGTTCTGGCGGCAGCGTATAACTATGTTGAAGTGGCCAATGACACGGTGTTTGAGATGACACAGGCCTACCTGAATGTCATGCGGGGCAGGGAACTACTGCAGATCGCCAACGAAAACGTCCAGATCAATATCGGTATCTACAATAAGATCAAAGATCTCTACGACGCCGGACTGACGACAGACTCAGAGGTCAAAAAAATTCAGTCGTTCCTTTCTCTCGCACGTTCAAACCTCACCGTCCAGAAAAACAATGCGCGAGATACCGAGTACATCTTCAAGCGTGTCCTCGGACGTATGCCGGATCCAAGCCAGATGGGGCTGCCTGAAGAAGAACTGCCTATGCCCGAAAGTATTCAGCGTGCGGCGATGTATGCGGTCGAACACAACCCATCCATTCTTGTGAGCAGTTACAATGTCAAGGGGGCGCAGGAACTTTGGAAGCAGCGCAAGAAAGAGTATTTCCCGACTATCGATCTTGAAGTGAGTCAAAACTACAACGATGTCAGCAGGTATCCCAACGGGTTTGACCAGCCGGATGACCGTTTCCGAGCCCGTCTGGTTCTGAACTATAACCTGTTTAGAGGTGGTGCGGACCGTGCTGAGACACGTAAACAGATCAGCAAAATCCACCAGGAGGTCGAGATCAAACGTGATATCAAACGCCAGGTCATCGAAGGACTCAGCCTCTCATGGAATGCGTATGAGATGATTACGGCGCAGCTGCATGATCTCCGTGATTACAAGATGTACAGTGAAAAGACATTGGCGCTTTACAAAGACGAGTATGACCTGGGACAGCGTTCGCTGCTTGACCTTTTGCAGTCGCAAACCGACGTCATCAATGCGCGTATGCAACTGATCAATGCCGAATATGACCTAAAGTTTGCAAAGTACAGGATCCTGGACGCGATGGGGCTGCTTCCTCTTGCCCTTACAGGAGACAGTGAAGAGTACACATCACGCGTTAATCTTTACAGTAACCAGGATGCACACGAGATTCTCGATACATTGCCGATAGAGTATGATGCGGATCATGACAAAATCACCGATAATCTCGATCTGTGCGACAACTCGCCGGAAGGGACCGACATCATGCCGGACGGCTGTCAAAAGCTTAACATCGACAGCGACGGTGACGGTGTCATCGATTCAAAAGATCACTGCCCGTTTACACCTGCCGGAGTCAAAGTACTCGCAAACGGATGTGCACTCGATACGGATGGCGATGGAGTCAAGGACAGCGAAGATATCTGTCCAAATACGCCTGCCGGCCATAAAATAAACAGCGAAGGGTGCAGTATCGGTATGGAAATGCGTGTCGGTTTTAGTAAAAACAGCGCAATATTGCCGTTTCACAGCTTGGCTGAGATCGAACAACTGAGTGCATTTTTAAGCAAGCGGTCCGAGTACAAGGTGACGGTAATCGGTTACAGCAACAGCAGTGACAACGCTGAAGTCAACGGAAAAGTTTCGAAGCAGCGTGCCGATGCCGTGGCCTCGGTACTGACCAAAAACGGTATCGCCAAAATGCGTATAACGACAGAGGGGAGGGGCGCGGAGAGACCTGTTGCCCACGGAGAGACACCTGCGGGATATACCATCAATCAACGTATCGAAATTGAATTGAGTAGGGATTGA
- a CDS encoding CsgG/HfaB family protein yields MKISPLLLPVSIAFLLSGCAQKVTVKALEPAEVSGAADTKQIAVTPFHHDYVNLADKIEVSISKQRIDNKPYFTVINRTDLAKIIDEQKIQNSGLMDESTAVEVGNLLGAQAIISGSVNPPSLHDDLYYVTRTKCKKENCWEVKVACKKRTIALSAQIRMINIATGEIIYADNLSRQQQWNHCADDTRTLPSKQSGAQQLANAIAGSFAYKLTPHYRHISVTLLEEPDMEYSDYQEKLLDSALLYIEQSRYDKAEQLLRKLIESTASQSYVPFYNIGVIYEARGDFLEAQHYYEAADALTVEPVKEINKAIIRIQGLIEKETLALQQIAR; encoded by the coding sequence ATGAAAATATCCCCTCTTCTTCTGCCTGTTTCAATAGCTTTTCTCCTCAGCGGCTGCGCCCAAAAAGTTACGGTCAAGGCCTTGGAGCCGGCAGAGGTCAGCGGTGCTGCAGATACCAAGCAGATCGCGGTCACCCCTTTTCACCATGATTATGTCAACCTTGCCGACAAAATCGAAGTCTCGATCTCCAAGCAGCGTATCGACAACAAACCCTACTTTACCGTGATCAATCGGACGGACCTTGCCAAAATCATTGATGAACAGAAGATCCAGAACAGCGGTCTTATGGATGAGTCGACTGCTGTCGAAGTCGGCAATCTTTTAGGTGCGCAGGCGATCATTTCGGGTTCAGTCAATCCTCCTTCTCTGCATGATGACCTCTACTATGTCACCCGTACCAAATGCAAAAAAGAGAACTGCTGGGAGGTCAAAGTCGCCTGTAAGAAACGCACTATCGCCCTCTCTGCACAGATCCGCATGATCAATATCGCAACCGGCGAGATCATCTATGCCGACAATCTCAGCCGCCAGCAGCAGTGGAACCACTGTGCAGATGACACCAGGACGCTTCCGTCCAAACAGTCAGGGGCACAGCAGTTGGCCAATGCAATTGCCGGGAGTTTTGCCTACAAACTGACCCCGCACTACCGTCACATCTCCGTGACCCTGCTGGAAGAGCCCGACATGGAGTACAGCGATTACCAGGAAAAGCTTTTGGACAGTGCCCTGCTCTACATCGAACAGAGCCGTTATGATAAGGCGGAACAACTGCTTCGCAAACTTATAGAGTCAACGGCTTCACAAAGCTATGTACCCTTTTATAACATCGGCGTCATCTATGAGGCACGCGGTGATTTTCTGGAGGCACAACACTATTATGAAGCGGCAGATGCACTGACGGTCGAGCCGGTCAAAGAGATCAACAAAGCTATTATCCGCATTCAAGGTCTGATTGAAAAAGAGACCCTTGCCCTGCAGCAGATAGCCAGATAG
- a CDS encoding LPP20 family lipoprotein, with protein sequence MMMRYKTSSHKILTSLFFTLLFFNGCSAGKKVVVHEPKPLPSWYTNPPNSSERFLYEVAEGVDKQDAITKALNLMASTLSVTIASEYKSHTTARSGSINSYQQDVESAIQADVKPIRISSYQLLESTEQGFRRHLVLIKSDKQQLFESLKKELDENIALLEGQKNSIKNGNVIEQLRFYKQADNDFASVRHTLNVMHVLNNRFDSAPYIQAAERYKGGYNDLRSKVTFGFKANRDALNLVEPIKAGLSAEKLLVQDKYDRYHLTVFIAAKIDRVQSMGFDLARTAISVTTQDHLGTTIGSNKLNITGQSTQGYAVAEENVAIKLKRLIDKEGIENILGLAF encoded by the coding sequence ATGATGATGCGCTACAAAACCTCTTCCCACAAAATTCTGACAAGCCTTTTTTTCACCCTGCTTTTCTTTAACGGTTGTTCTGCAGGGAAGAAGGTGGTTGTTCACGAACCAAAACCACTGCCGTCATGGTATACCAACCCGCCCAATAGCAGTGAGCGCTTTCTCTATGAAGTAGCTGAGGGGGTCGATAAGCAAGATGCCATCACCAAGGCTCTCAACCTGATGGCATCGACACTGAGTGTAACAATAGCGTCGGAGTACAAAAGCCATACGACTGCACGAAGCGGTTCGATCAACAGTTATCAGCAGGATGTCGAGAGCGCAATTCAGGCAGATGTAAAGCCGATACGCATCAGCAGCTATCAGCTCCTGGAATCGACCGAACAGGGCTTCAGACGCCACCTTGTTTTAATCAAGAGTGACAAGCAGCAGCTCTTTGAAAGCCTCAAAAAAGAGCTGGATGAGAACATTGCCCTTTTGGAGGGTCAAAAGAACAGTATAAAAAACGGAAATGTGATCGAACAGCTCCGTTTCTATAAACAGGCTGACAACGACTTCGCGTCCGTTAGACATACCCTCAATGTCATGCATGTCCTCAACAACCGTTTTGATTCAGCACCCTACATACAGGCTGCAGAACGTTACAAGGGCGGCTATAATGACCTCCGTTCAAAGGTGACCTTCGGCTTTAAAGCCAACCGTGACGCCTTGAACCTTGTTGAACCGATCAAAGCGGGGTTGAGCGCCGAAAAGCTTCTGGTTCAGGATAAATACGACAGGTACCATCTGACTGTCTTCATCGCCGCGAAGATCGACCGGGTGCAGAGCATGGGGTTTGACCTGGCACGCACGGCCATCAGTGTGACGACGCAAGACCATCTTGGAACGACCATAGGCAGCAACAAGCTTAATATCACCGGCCAATCGACTCAGGGCTATGCCGTAGCAGAAGAGAATGTGGCCATTAAACTGAAACGGTTGATAGACAAAGAGGGGATCGAAAACATCCTGGGACTTGCGTTTTGA
- a CDS encoding glycoside hydrolase family 3 N-terminal domain-containing protein, which produces MNFHQLFMLSVLSVSVLFAQPGEEKNVTLDRKIASLIVLGFHGTAITPKGTIARDIEKGLGGVILFDQDPLNKMQRKNIINAKQLRTLNADLQSISEEKLLICVDEEGGKVARLKAKDGFETFPAAEDVAKGNVKKAQGYYGAMARMLSDNGINTNFAPSVDLLFDYNPIIAGKKRAFSSDPKVVSRYASIFVEEHRKNRVLTVIKHFPGHGSSKADSHKGFTDVTNTWSDKELEPFMQMIEAQKVDMIMTAHIFNRNLDEKYPATLSNEVNTGLLRSKMHYEGVIITDDLQMAAIHKHYTLEDTVTLALNSGVDILLFANQLAEPLGLDAIVKVVKAQVRTGKISEERIEEAYGRVKKLKERL; this is translated from the coding sequence ATGAATTTTCATCAACTTTTTATGCTTTCTGTTTTATCCGTCTCTGTACTTTTTGCTCAGCCTGGCGAGGAAAAAAACGTCACACTTGATCGAAAGATCGCCTCGCTGATCGTTCTCGGTTTTCACGGTACGGCGATCACACCCAAGGGTACGATCGCCAGGGATATTGAAAAGGGTCTCGGCGGGGTGATCTTGTTCGACCAGGACCCGCTGAACAAGATGCAACGCAAAAATATCATTAACGCAAAACAGCTTAGAACACTCAATGCCGATCTTCAAAGCATCTCAGAAGAGAAACTGCTGATCTGTGTGGACGAAGAGGGGGGCAAAGTCGCCCGTCTGAAAGCAAAGGACGGTTTTGAGACTTTTCCAGCGGCGGAAGACGTGGCTAAAGGCAATGTTAAAAAAGCACAGGGATATTATGGCGCGATGGCAAGAATGCTTTCAGACAACGGCATCAATACCAATTTTGCGCCGAGCGTGGACCTGCTGTTTGACTACAACCCTATTATTGCCGGTAAAAAACGTGCTTTTTCAAGTGACCCTAAGGTCGTGAGCAGGTACGCCTCTATCTTCGTGGAAGAGCATCGCAAAAACCGTGTTTTAACGGTGATCAAGCATTTCCCCGGTCACGGCTCGTCAAAAGCCGATTCGCATAAAGGCTTTACCGATGTGACGAATACGTGGAGTGATAAAGAGCTGGAACCCTTTATGCAGATGATCGAAGCGCAGAAGGTCGATATGATCATGACCGCGCACATTTTCAACAGAAACCTTGATGAAAAGTACCCGGCGACCCTCTCTAATGAGGTCAACACCGGACTACTTCGCAGCAAAATGCATTATGAAGGTGTCATCATCACCGATGACCTGCAGATGGCGGCGATCCACAAACACTACACCCTGGAAGATACAGTCACCCTGGCGCTCAATTCCGGTGTTGACATCCTTCTGTTTGCCAACCAGCTTGCCGAACCGCTTGGGCTTGATGCGATCGTGAAGGTGGTAAAAGCACAGGTCCGAACAGGGAAGATCAGTGAAGAGCGCATAGAGGAAGCCTATGGGCGCGTTAAAAAATTAAAAGAGCGGCTGTAA
- a CDS encoding CpsB/CapC family capsule biosynthesis tyrosine phosphatase — protein sequence MINIFKNIFSSAPQEPPLIKTDLHSHLIPGIDDGSKSMDESIEMIEMFAAQGYTKLITTPHIMSHRYPNTSTAIKEGLQALQAELRVRNIAIEIEAASEYYLDETVMALVDKRDILTFGDNYMLFEMSYVQPLLMLEEMLFEIKVAGYKPVLAHPERYIYMYEEFGKYERLKEKGVLMQVNIPSFGSHYSKSIQQMAKKLSEAGMIDFLGSDAHKTPHLKALEHVKTQTVYSRIFEHNTILNNTL from the coding sequence ATGATCAACATATTTAAAAATATCTTTTCTTCAGCACCACAAGAGCCCCCTCTCATTAAAACGGATCTGCATTCACACCTGATCCCCGGCATAGATGACGGTTCAAAGAGTATGGATGAGTCCATAGAGATGATCGAAATGTTTGCGGCGCAGGGTTATACAAAACTGATCACGACACCGCACATCATGAGCCACCGCTACCCCAATACAAGCACTGCCATAAAAGAGGGACTGCAAGCGCTCCAAGCGGAACTTCGTGTGCGCAATATTGCTATCGAGATAGAGGCAGCTTCAGAGTACTATCTTGATGAGACGGTAATGGCATTGGTCGACAAACGCGATATCCTAACCTTCGGCGATAACTACATGCTTTTCGAGATGTCCTACGTACAGCCGCTTCTTATGCTCGAAGAGATGCTCTTTGAGATCAAAGTCGCCGGTTACAAGCCGGTACTGGCCCATCCGGAACGTTATATCTATATGTATGAAGAGTTCGGAAAATACGAACGACTTAAAGAGAAAGGGGTGCTGATGCAGGTCAATATTCCTTCTTTCGGCAGTCACTACTCCAAATCTATTCAGCAGATGGCCAAAAAGCTTTCAGAAGCGGGAATGATCGATTTCCTAGGTTCTGATGCCCATAAGACCCCTCATCTTAAGGCTCTTGAACATGTGAAGACGCAGACGGTTTACAGCAGGATCTTTGAGCACAACACCATCTTGAACAATACACTTTAA
- a CDS encoding TraR/DksA C4-type zinc finger protein: MTRSERHLLRERITSDLESLDKELKALELQLRPIAPDCSLGDLLRCEMMHDQEVLNRAYMEAKKRYSRLLYAKEHLEDEKYGICIECEEPIAFQRVLLIPESSYCVNCAKENNL; this comes from the coding sequence TTGACACGTTCGGAGCGTCATCTACTGCGTGAGAGGATCACAAGCGATCTTGAATCGCTCGATAAAGAGCTCAAGGCGCTGGAACTTCAGCTCAGGCCGATAGCTCCTGACTGCTCCCTGGGTGATCTGCTGCGTTGCGAGATGATGCACGATCAGGAAGTTCTGAACAGGGCTTACATGGAAGCAAAAAAACGTTATAGCCGTCTGCTTTATGCCAAAGAGCATTTGGAAGATGAGAAATATGGGATATGCATAGAGTGCGAAGAGCCCATCGCTTTTCAAAGAGTGTTGTTGATTCCAGAATCAAGCTATTGTGTCAACTGTGCGAAGGAGAATAATTTATGA